The Eretmochelys imbricata isolate rEreImb1 chromosome 19, rEreImb1.hap1, whole genome shotgun sequence genome contains a region encoding:
- the ID3 gene encoding DNA-binding protein inhibitor ID-3: MKAISPVRSVRSCYEAVCCLSDQSLAIARGSPSKSPALEEPMSLLYDMNDCYSKLRELVPGIPQGTKLSQVEILQHVIDYILDLQIVLEEQAKGQGQDPSAETSLLSLKASELASELCSKDERRLCH; this comes from the exons ATGAAAGCCATCAGCCCGGTGCGGTCTGTCAGGAGCTGCTACGAAGCCGTGTGCTGCCTGTCGGACCAGAGCCTGGCCATCGCCCGGGGCAGCCCCAGCAAGAGCCCGGCGCTGGAGGAGCCCATGAGCCTGCTCTACGACATGAACGATTGCTACTCCAAGCTGCGCGAGCTGGTGCCGGGCATCCCCCAGGGCACCAAGCTGAGCCAGGTGGAGATCCTGCAGCACGTCATCGACTACATCCTCGACCTGCAGATCGTGCTGGAGGAGCAGGCgaagggccagggccaggacccGTCCGCCGAgacctccctcctctccctgaaG GCCTCTGAACTCGCCTCTGAACTGTGCTCGAAAGATGAGAGACGCTTGTGCCATTAa